Proteins co-encoded in one Candidatus Flexicrinis proximus genomic window:
- a CDS encoding phosphatase PAP2 family protein, with protein sequence MNRFLAFIILAIAAVAPVNAQAVTLTVSTSSGTVRTGMDCPSPANRAVYAAVQAALDCAPDGSVILVSGGTYSETLTVSRSVTLQGESGQTIELAGDGGRPVISAAEGVTLILENLTLTNGAGDRGGGLFMPSGRLRLQNVTVRGNLATVSGGGLFLGSGTAEISGSLFARNSVTAFGGDGVSAEAYGGAIYVGEGSLLVVNSRLSDNTVAASSCEGAPPQARGSAIFSRAAQVVLAGVEHSGRALTSTCGGAAQVATAGDAVLAVAAELLTEADPGAVELTISMSTSEPVLRPDAAPAATNTDPALAVAWMGAVMEAVRAERLSPPVASRVYAYSALTLYESLRPGRQDRSSFAGILNGRLELPAAEANLRYDWPTVANAALHRVTTALFTSGNPEVRRSLDATRDRINLALGDYVPVNVFNRSVLYGDAVAAAVLAWAAADNYDASRDLTYTLPDGDPGYWRPLEGQRALEPFWGVLRPFALRMPNDCEIEPPFEASTSPDSLFYAEALEVAQTVRSLTPEQREIALFWADNPGDTATPPGHWISIVGIIVRQRQLSLEDAADLYAITGIALADAFIAAWHTKYQENRVRPVTFIRDHIDPDFQTVVATPPFPEYPSGHSVASGAASVILTQLVGDRPFDDVTHLSRGLAPRRFDSFEQVAIEAATSRLYGGIHYASSNSIGLEMGRCVGRIVLERAGR encoded by the coding sequence ATGAACCGTTTCCTTGCGTTTATCATCCTCGCCATCGCGGCAGTTGCCCCCGTCAATGCACAAGCTGTGACCCTGACCGTCAGCACGTCATCCGGTACGGTTCGGACCGGAATGGACTGCCCATCTCCCGCAAATCGTGCAGTGTACGCGGCTGTACAGGCTGCGCTTGATTGCGCGCCGGACGGCTCGGTGATCCTGGTTTCCGGCGGCACCTATTCCGAGACGCTTACGGTCTCGCGTTCGGTCACGCTGCAGGGCGAAAGCGGCCAGACCATTGAGCTGGCCGGGGATGGCGGCCGGCCGGTCATCAGCGCAGCCGAAGGCGTCACGCTGATTCTTGAAAACCTCACGCTGACCAATGGAGCGGGAGACAGGGGAGGCGGCCTGTTTATGCCGTCGGGCCGGCTTCGCCTCCAGAACGTGACCGTCCGCGGTAATCTGGCGACCGTGTCCGGCGGCGGGCTCTTCCTCGGCAGTGGAACAGCCGAGATCAGCGGCAGTCTGTTCGCGCGGAACAGCGTCACGGCCTTTGGCGGCGATGGCGTGTCCGCTGAGGCCTACGGAGGGGCAATCTATGTCGGCGAAGGCTCCCTGCTCGTCGTGAACAGCCGCCTTTCAGACAATACCGTCGCGGCGTCAAGCTGTGAGGGCGCGCCGCCGCAGGCCCGGGGCAGTGCCATCTTCAGCCGCGCCGCGCAGGTCGTTCTGGCGGGTGTGGAGCACTCCGGGCGTGCGCTCACATCCACCTGCGGCGGCGCGGCGCAGGTCGCCACGGCGGGCGATGCGGTTCTGGCAGTTGCGGCTGAACTTCTGACTGAAGCAGACCCGGGCGCGGTTGAACTGACGATCTCGATGTCCACATCAGAGCCGGTTCTCCGGCCCGACGCCGCGCCGGCAGCCACCAATACCGATCCTGCGCTGGCGGTCGCGTGGATGGGCGCCGTCATGGAGGCCGTCCGCGCCGAACGCTTATCGCCGCCGGTTGCGTCCCGCGTCTATGCCTATTCCGCGCTGACACTTTACGAGTCGCTGCGGCCGGGACGCCAGGACCGCTCATCGTTTGCGGGTATCCTCAACGGTCGGCTTGAGCTTCCTGCTGCGGAAGCGAATCTCCGCTACGACTGGCCGACGGTGGCCAATGCCGCGCTGCACCGCGTAACCACGGCGCTCTTCACGTCTGGCAACCCCGAGGTGCGCCGCTCTCTGGACGCCACGCGTGATCGTATCAACCTGGCGCTGGGCGATTATGTGCCCGTCAATGTGTTTAATCGGTCTGTCCTGTACGGGGATGCGGTGGCGGCGGCAGTGCTGGCCTGGGCGGCCGCCGACAACTACGACGCTTCGCGTGACTTGACATATACCCTGCCGGACGGTGATCCGGGATACTGGCGTCCGCTCGAAGGACAACGCGCGCTGGAGCCGTTTTGGGGCGTACTTCGCCCATTCGCGCTGCGGATGCCCAACGACTGCGAGATTGAACCCCCGTTCGAGGCCAGCACATCCCCTGACTCGCTGTTCTACGCAGAAGCCCTGGAGGTGGCTCAAACCGTCCGGTCACTGACGCCGGAGCAGCGCGAGATCGCCCTGTTCTGGGCAGATAACCCCGGCGATACCGCCACGCCGCCCGGCCACTGGATTTCAATCGTCGGGATCATCGTGCGCCAGCGCCAGTTGTCCCTGGAGGACGCGGCCGATCTCTACGCCATCACCGGCATCGCGCTGGCCGACGCCTTCATAGCGGCCTGGCACACCAAATACCAGGAGAACCGCGTGCGGCCGGTGACTTTCATCCGGGACCATATCGACCCGGATTTTCAGACTGTTGTCGCCACTCCGCCGTTTCCGGAATACCCCTCCGGGCACTCCGTCGCGTCTGGCGCCGCATCGGTAATCCTCACGCAGTTGGTCGGCGATCGGCCTTTTGACGATGTCACACACCTGTCGCGCGGTCTCGCCCCGCGCCGCTTCGACAGCTTCGAACAGGTCGCCATCGAAGCGGCAACCTCAAGGCTCTACGGCGGAATACACTATGCTTCGTCCAACAGCATCGGCCTGGAGATGGGGCGCTGCGTTGGCCGGATCGTGCTCGAACGGGCCGGACGCTAG